The Clostridiaceae bacterium HFYG-1003 genome includes a window with the following:
- the moaA gene encoding GTP 3',8-cyclase MoaA, translating into MLKDRYDRKLNYLRLSVTDRCNLRCTYCMPEKGIPMIRPDEIMTKQEILTLARAFLELGVTKVRLTGGEPTLRGDLSEIIRELKVMGAEQVVLTTNGILLRDKAKEYKEAGLDRVNISLDTLDAAKYREITRGGELSDALAGIEAALAEGLTPVKLNVVLMRGFNDVEADDFIELTRNPAIHVRFIELMPIGQAEGKQAQFMPVSEIIERYPDFIELQSYDHSVARRFQKPGYPGIVGFINPVSCNFCSDCNRIRVSASGRLRLCLHAGEVGNLKSFLHDPDQLKQEILRLVDQKPQSHHLDLKSDAGTNMNEIGG; encoded by the coding sequence ATGTTGAAAGATCGATATGACCGAAAACTGAACTACCTTCGCCTGTCCGTCACGGACCGGTGCAATCTCCGCTGCACCTACTGCATGCCGGAAAAGGGCATTCCCATGATCCGGCCGGATGAGATCATGACGAAGCAGGAGATTCTGACACTGGCCCGGGCCTTTCTTGAGCTGGGCGTGACCAAGGTCCGACTCACCGGCGGGGAACCGACGCTGCGGGGAGACCTTTCGGAAATAATCCGGGAACTGAAGGTCATGGGTGCCGAGCAGGTGGTGCTGACTACCAACGGCATTCTGCTCCGGGACAAAGCGAAAGAATACAAAGAAGCAGGGCTTGACCGGGTCAACATCAGCCTGGACACGCTGGACGCGGCCAAGTATCGGGAAATCACCCGGGGCGGAGAACTCAGCGATGCCCTGGCCGGCATCGAAGCGGCTCTGGCAGAGGGGCTCACCCCGGTGAAGCTGAATGTGGTCCTGATGCGGGGCTTCAACGATGTAGAAGCGGATGATTTCATTGAGCTCACCCGAAATCCCGCCATCCATGTGCGGTTCATCGAACTGATGCCCATCGGCCAGGCCGAGGGCAAACAGGCCCAGTTCATGCCCGTGAGTGAAATCATCGAGCGCTATCCGGATTTCATCGAATTGCAGTCCTATGACCACTCGGTGGCCCGCCGCTTCCAAAAGCCGGGCTACCCCGGCATAGTCGGCTTCATCAATCCGGTCAGCTGCAATTTCTGCTCGGACTGCAACCGGATCCGGGTATCGGCTTCCGGCCGGCTCAGACTGTGTCTGCATGCCGGGGAAGTAGGCAATCTGAAGAGCTTCCTGCATGACCCCGACCAGCTGAAACAGGAAATCCTGCGTCTGGTTGATCAAAAGCCCCAGTCCCATCACCTTGATCTAAAAAGCGATGCCGGAACCAACATGAACGAAATCGGAGGATAA